A single window of Pseudomonas lutea DNA harbors:
- a CDS encoding ABC transporter substrate-binding protein, whose amino-acid sequence MTDHKDTPELISGPDSLRVFEGLNRGMSRRNALQMLGLAGVAAAGAGSLFGSAGKLFAEEATAGGKGKPGGKIRVAGMSSSTADTLDPAKGALSTDYARQYMFYNGLTRFDKHLVPQLELAERIDNVDATLWTITLRKDVTFHNGKGLSAADVVFSLSRHKDPLTGSKVMPLMEQFAEIKATGPNEVQIRLSAANAELPSILAVSHLLIVPEGTTDFNKGIGTGPFTVGEFKPGVRSVAVRNKNYWKPGLPYLDEIEFIAIGDEPSRVNALLSGDVHMINEVNPRSTTRIAASPKHRVVDAPSGNYTDLIIRQDQLPGKSPEFTQAMKLLLDREQVKSAVFRGFAVVGNDHPIAPGSRYFNTDLPQTVYDPEKARFLLKKAGMESITMPVMASPAATGSVDIAVLLQQSAKQAGLKLDVNRLPSDGYWSNHWMKHPLSFGNINPRPNADVMFSQFFQSKAPWNESGWQNDQFDQLLMLARGETDDAKRARMYGDMQTLVHDHCGIGVPVFISNIDGVDQRIKGYDSNPLGGFMGYMFAEQVWLDA is encoded by the coding sequence ATGACTGACCACAAAGACACCCCCGAGCTTATCTCCGGCCCAGACAGCCTGCGGGTATTTGAAGGCCTCAATCGCGGCATGTCGCGGCGCAACGCCTTGCAGATGCTCGGCCTGGCTGGCGTCGCTGCAGCGGGGGCGGGCAGCCTGTTCGGCAGCGCCGGCAAACTGTTCGCCGAAGAAGCCACCGCCGGCGGCAAGGGCAAGCCTGGCGGCAAGATTCGTGTGGCCGGCATGTCCAGTTCCACCGCCGACACCCTCGACCCGGCCAAGGGTGCGTTGTCCACCGACTATGCCCGTCAGTACATGTTCTACAACGGCCTGACCCGTTTCGATAAGCATCTGGTGCCGCAGCTGGAGCTGGCCGAGCGCATCGACAACGTAGATGCCACGCTGTGGACCATCACCTTGCGCAAGGACGTGACGTTCCACAACGGCAAAGGCCTCAGCGCCGCCGACGTGGTGTTCTCCCTCAGCCGCCACAAGGACCCGCTGACCGGTTCCAAAGTCATGCCGCTGATGGAGCAGTTTGCCGAGATCAAGGCCACCGGCCCTAACGAGGTGCAGATTCGCCTCAGCGCCGCGAACGCCGAACTGCCGTCGATCCTCGCCGTGTCACACCTGCTGATCGTTCCCGAGGGCACCACCGACTTCAACAAAGGCATCGGCACCGGGCCGTTTACCGTCGGCGAGTTCAAGCCGGGTGTCCGTTCGGTGGCCGTGCGCAACAAGAACTACTGGAAACCGGGCCTGCCGTACCTCGACGAGATCGAGTTCATCGCCATTGGCGACGAGCCATCGCGGGTCAACGCGCTGCTGTCCGGCGACGTACACATGATCAACGAGGTTAACCCGCGCTCCACCACGCGCATTGCTGCCAGCCCCAAGCACCGCGTCGTCGATGCACCGTCGGGCAACTACACTGATTTGATCATTCGCCAAGACCAGTTGCCCGGCAAAAGCCCGGAATTCACCCAGGCCATGAAGCTGTTGCTGGACCGCGAACAGGTCAAGTCAGCCGTGTTCCGTGGCTTCGCCGTGGTCGGCAACGATCACCCGATTGCCCCAGGGTCGCGCTACTTCAACACTGACTTGCCGCAGACCGTTTACGACCCTGAAAAAGCCAGGTTCCTGCTGAAGAAGGCCGGCATGGAAAGCATCACCATGCCGGTCATGGCGTCGCCTGCCGCCACCGGTTCGGTGGACATCGCCGTGCTGCTGCAGCAGTCGGCGAAACAGGCCGGGCTGAAGCTGGACGTGAACCGTCTGCCCAGCGACGGCTATTGGTCCAACCACTGGATGAAGCACCCGTTGAGTTTCGGCAACATCAACCCGCGGCCGAACGCCGACGTGATGTTCTCCCAGTTCTTCCAGTCCAAGGCGCCGTGGAACGAGTCCGGGTGGCAGAACGACCAGTTTGACCAGTTGCTGATGCTGGCACGGGGCGAAACCGACGACGCCAAGCGCGCCAGGATGTATGGCGACATGCAAACGCTGGTTCACGATCACTGCGGCATCGGCGTACCGGTGTTCATCAGCAACATCGACGGCGTCGACCAGCGCATCAAGGGCTACGACTCTAACCCGCTGGGCGGCTTCATGGGTTACATGTTCGCCGAACAGGTGTGGCTGGACGCTTGA
- a CDS encoding NAD(P)/FAD-dependent oxidoreductase, with translation MGSESYWLDTAPAFTGAQLGGLPGQVDVAVIGGGFTGLSAARALALKGASVVVLDAGRVIGEASGRNGGQCNTGVAQDYAGLRASLGAAKARAYYQAYESAVQTVVSLVEQEAISCDLVRNGKLKLAAKPLHYEGLARTCELIRQEVDADVELLNAEQTRTEVNSAQFHGGLLQRNGVQMHVGRFGVGLAEAAARRGAMVYEHTPVKDWKPKAGGYQVNTAKGSLQAGQVLLATGACQHGDLGWYRRRIVPVGSFVIATEVLPQALIDQLLPQHRAYVTSRMIGNYFRLTPDNRLLFGGRARFAMSDGVSDAKSGKVLQAAMLQMFPQLADVKIDYCWGGLVDMTSDRLPRAGQHGGVFHSMGYSGHGVQMSVHMGQVMAEVMAGNAAANPWRELEWPAIPGHFGKPWFLPFVGAYYRLQDYLH, from the coding sequence ATGGGCAGTGAATCCTATTGGCTCGACACCGCACCGGCCTTCACCGGTGCCCAACTCGGCGGCTTGCCCGGGCAGGTCGACGTGGCCGTGATCGGGGGTGGATTCACCGGCCTGTCGGCAGCACGTGCGTTAGCGCTCAAGGGTGCCAGCGTGGTGGTGCTGGACGCCGGTCGCGTGATCGGCGAAGCCTCGGGGCGCAACGGCGGGCAGTGCAATACCGGCGTGGCGCAGGACTACGCCGGTCTGCGCGCCAGCCTCGGTGCGGCCAAAGCGCGAGCCTATTACCAGGCGTATGAAAGCGCGGTGCAGACCGTGGTTTCGCTGGTCGAGCAGGAAGCAATCTCTTGTGATCTGGTGCGCAACGGCAAGCTCAAACTGGCGGCCAAACCCCTGCATTACGAAGGCCTGGCTCGCACCTGCGAGCTGATCCGTCAGGAGGTGGACGCCGATGTCGAGCTGCTGAATGCCGAGCAAACCCGTACCGAAGTCAACTCGGCGCAGTTTCACGGTGGCTTGTTGCAGCGTAATGGCGTTCAGATGCACGTCGGCCGTTTTGGTGTCGGGCTGGCGGAAGCCGCTGCCCGCCGCGGCGCAATGGTCTACGAACACACCCCGGTCAAGGACTGGAAGCCCAAGGCTGGCGGTTATCAGGTCAACACCGCCAAGGGTTCGCTGCAGGCAGGTCAGGTGCTGTTGGCGACCGGCGCTTGCCAGCACGGGGACCTTGGCTGGTACCGCCGGCGGATCGTGCCGGTGGGCAGTTTTGTCATCGCCACCGAAGTCTTGCCTCAGGCGCTGATCGACCAGTTGTTGCCGCAGCATCGGGCGTACGTCACCAGCCGGATGATCGGCAACTACTTCCGCCTGACCCCGGACAACCGCCTGCTGTTTGGCGGCCGCGCGCGGTTTGCCATGTCCGACGGCGTGTCCGACGCCAAGAGCGGCAAGGTGCTGCAGGCGGCAATGCTTCAGATGTTCCCGCAATTGGCCGACGTGAAGATCGACTATTGCTGGGGCGGCCTGGTGGACATGACGTCCGACCGTCTGCCCCGCGCCGGCCAGCACGGCGGCGTGTTTCATTCCATGGGTTACAGCGGCCATGGCGTGCAGATGTCGGTGCACATGGGCCAGGTCATGGCTGAGGTCATGGCCGGCAACGCAGCGGCCAATCCCTGGCGTGAGCTGGAATGGCCGGCGATCCCCGGGCACTTCGGCAAGCCCTGGTTTCTGCCGTTTGTGGGCGCCTATTACCGCTTGCAGGACTATCTGCACTGA
- a CDS encoding cupin domain-containing protein, translated as MSTPGILLLARADGSGVATSFSSAPLNARDPFAEARKVAWRGDDGVSAGVVRFSGDALIEDFPYSETLVVHAGHVVLSSADQTLELGIGSSAVIGRGSRVTVQASAGSEWAFCAVDVENAPARPGLTLLPAHLWLDPSATLEPPILIGPAPQCRALSLFDDAVTEFKVGIWDSTPYQRHGRAHRLHELMHLLEGSVTLADEAGVEVTVNAGDTVFVAKGAFCAWTSAVYVRKVYAVK; from the coding sequence ATGTCTACTCCCGGTATTTTGCTGTTGGCGCGTGCTGATGGCAGCGGCGTTGCGACGTCGTTTAGCTCGGCGCCGTTAAACGCGCGTGACCCCTTCGCCGAGGCACGAAAGGTGGCGTGGCGAGGCGACGATGGTGTGTCTGCCGGTGTTGTGCGGTTCAGCGGCGATGCCTTGATTGAGGATTTTCCCTATAGCGAGACGCTGGTGGTGCACGCCGGGCATGTGGTGTTGAGCAGTGCGGACCAGACGCTTGAGTTGGGCATCGGGAGCAGCGCGGTGATTGGCCGTGGCAGTCGCGTCACGGTGCAGGCGAGCGCTGGCAGCGAGTGGGCATTTTGTGCGGTGGATGTGGAAAACGCACCGGCGCGCCCCGGCTTGACGCTGTTGCCGGCGCATCTGTGGCTGGATCCGTCTGCGACGCTGGAGCCGCCGATTTTGATTGGACCGGCGCCGCAGTGTCGGGCGTTGAGTCTGTTTGATGATGCGGTGACGGAGTTTAAAGTGGGGATTTGGGATTCGACGCCTTATCAGCGTCATGGTCGTGCGCACCGGTTGCATGAGTTGATGCATCTGTTGGAGGGGAGCGTGACGCTGGCGGATGAGGCGGGTGTTGAGGTGACGGTGAATGCGGGTGATACGGTTTTTGTGGCGAAGGGGGCGTTTTGTGCGTGGACGAGTGCGGTTTACGTTCGCAAGGTATATGCGGTGAAATAA
- a CDS encoding GNAT family N-acetyltransferase has protein sequence MSALPHPSYTYRPMTVADLPAAHDLSVQLKWPHRLDDWAMLHRVSDGFVVMDGSRLIGSAFVCPQGDFATIGLVIVSSDYQGQGIGRRLMEMALAACEPRTPTLNATVAGKPLYASQGFVEFGRVQQHQGQAIVPALVELADGETCRALNADDHAALLTLANAASGLDRSDVLRDLQVEHAVGIERDGQLRGFALLRPFGRGRCIGPVVAENSHQAKHLIAVLLAQVPDTFVRIDIPVACGLSDWLEAAGLKNIDTVVQMARGTPPESSQGIQPFALITQAIG, from the coding sequence ATGTCCGCCCTGCCACACCCTTCTTATACCTACCGCCCCATGACCGTGGCTGACCTGCCCGCCGCCCACGACCTGTCGGTTCAACTGAAGTGGCCCCACCGCCTGGACGACTGGGCCATGTTGCATCGGGTCAGCGACGGCTTCGTGGTGATGGACGGCAGCCGCCTGATCGGCAGCGCCTTTGTCTGCCCTCAAGGTGATTTCGCAACCATCGGGCTGGTGATCGTCAGCAGTGATTATCAGGGCCAGGGCATCGGCCGCCGCTTGATGGAGATGGCCCTAGCCGCATGCGAGCCGCGCACGCCGACCCTCAATGCCACCGTTGCCGGCAAGCCGTTATATGCCAGCCAGGGTTTTGTTGAGTTTGGTCGGGTGCAGCAGCATCAAGGCCAGGCCATCGTGCCGGCGTTGGTGGAGCTGGCGGACGGCGAAACCTGCCGTGCCCTTAATGCTGACGATCATGCTGCCCTGCTCACCCTCGCCAACGCCGCCAGCGGCCTGGACCGCAGCGACGTGTTGCGCGACCTGCAAGTGGAGCACGCCGTGGGCATCGAGCGTGACGGTCAGCTGCGCGGCTTCGCCCTGCTGCGACCGTTCGGGCGCGGGCGCTGCATCGGCCCGGTGGTGGCGGAGAACAGCCATCAGGCCAAACACCTGATCGCCGTTTTGCTGGCGCAGGTGCCGGACACGTTTGTGCGCATCGACATCCCCGTGGCGTGCGGCCTCAGTGACTGGCTGGAAGCAGCAGGCCTGAAGAACATCGACACCGTTGTTCAGATGGCGCGGGGCACGCCGCCCGAGTCCAGCCAGGGCATTCAACCTTTTGCGCTGATCACTCAGGCGATCGGCTGA
- a CDS encoding haloacid dehalogenase type II, producing MSFLRPKFITFDCYGTLTNFHMGTMTRELFADRVKPEQMDQFVKDFSAYRLDQVMGDWQPYDVILKTALARTCKRWGVEYRDEGQLYYDAVPTWGPHADVPAGLSKIADKIPLVIFSNASDSQIMSNVDKLGAPFHKVFTAEQAQAYKPRLAAFEFMLDNLGCGPEDILHVSSSFRYDLMSAHDMKIKHKAFVARGHEVPANAFFEYQQITDIGGLPALVGL from the coding sequence ATGAGCTTTCTTCGTCCCAAATTCATTACGTTCGACTGCTACGGCACGCTCACCAACTTCCACATGGGCACCATGACCCGCGAGCTGTTCGCCGACCGCGTCAAGCCTGAACAGATGGACCAGTTCGTCAAAGACTTTTCGGCCTACCGGCTCGACCAGGTAATGGGCGACTGGCAGCCCTACGACGTCATTCTCAAGACCGCCCTGGCCCGAACCTGCAAACGTTGGGGCGTGGAGTACCGTGATGAAGGCCAGCTGTATTACGACGCCGTGCCGACCTGGGGTCCCCATGCCGACGTGCCGGCCGGTCTGTCGAAGATCGCCGACAAGATTCCCCTGGTGATCTTCTCCAATGCCAGCGACAGCCAGATCATGTCCAACGTCGACAAGCTCGGCGCGCCGTTCCACAAGGTCTTCACCGCCGAACAGGCCCAGGCCTACAAGCCACGTCTGGCCGCGTTCGAGTTCATGCTCGACAACCTCGGCTGCGGCCCGGAAGACATCTTGCATGTGTCTTCCAGCTTCCGTTACGACCTGATGTCGGCCCACGACATGAAGATCAAGCACAAGGCCTTCGTGGCCCGTGGGCATGAAGTACCGGCGAATGCGTTCTTCGAGTATCAGCAAATTACCGACATCGGCGGACTGCCGGCGCTGGTGGGGCTGTAA